One segment of Panicum virgatum strain AP13 chromosome 1K, P.virgatum_v5, whole genome shotgun sequence DNA contains the following:
- the LOC120648287 gene encoding uncharacterized protein LOC120648287, translated as MGLNLSFIHRGSLSRQVHQPASPAPARVIAADGSLKELPAAASSRVSDVLGHTSDAAQSLFVCNSGALYFNEHPPALAPGDLLRPGQIYFVLPAAMLEKPLSTADMAALAVRASAALAFSTKRRRRSHGRRRARGEKKTVRVMPVREEMVDGGSDGEDVFFNEKLNQQTLGESGVSLNPAKRDEKLAAAAAATSRLNRALSIIQEDAE; from the coding sequence ATGGGATTGAATCTTTCTTTCATCCACCGAGGCAGCCTCTCGCGGCAGGTGCACCAgccggcctcgccggcgccggccagggTCATCGCCGCCGACGGCTCGCTGAAGgagctcccggccgccgcctcttccCGCGTCTCCGACGTGCTCGGCCACACTAGCGACGCGGCGCAATCGCTTTTCGTGTGCAACTCCGGCGCGCTCTACTTCAACGAGCACCCGCCGGCGCTGGCCCCCGGCGACCTGCTCCGGCCGGGGCAGATATACTTCGTGCTCCCGGCGGCCATGCTCGAGAAGCCGCTGTCGACGGCCGACATGGCCGCGCTGGCCGTGCGCGCGAGCGCGGCGCTGGCGTTCAGcaccaagcggcggcggcggagtcacGGACGGCGCCGTGCCCGTGGCGAGAAGAAGACCGTGCGCGTCATGCCGGTGCGCGAGGAGATGGTAgacggcggcagcgacggcgagGACGTGTTTTTTAACGAGAAGCTTAACCAGCAGACGCTGGGGGAATCCGGTGTGTCGCTGAACCCGGCGAAGAGGGACGAGaagctcgccgcggcggcggcggcgacgtcgcgcCTGAACCGGGCGCTGAGCATCATCCAAGAAGATGCCGAGTGA
- the LOC120648300 gene encoding uncharacterized protein LOC120648300 → MVLGLGMMLEIDWSSLFKSFYEMARVKIACRNPCKIPKERLYEINKQLFLVSLLVEDVVQEAPPSGPANDGMDPDDDLDEEDDLERNGEDNMRLDLDRAGREPSRSTPAPTGKHNSKSPIQGSRTVHMEHSQINQDSQLKDFMNSGSGLQGLKLPTGAGQSDLPTSFDQQSKWMDFMKIAEGELSMAECSQILRNMELEDSENEDLLSEIEIEEEMVPVSDLKLKMEGRNLLNDFDYCKGNVETIDLPMSAVRDGVLAAEELGKPKRKKQWGPIQRDARPRRFVDDGRTMMQKA, encoded by the coding sequence ATGGTGTTAGGTTTGGGAATGATGCTTGAAATTGATTGGTCTAGTTTGTTTAAATCTTTCTATGAAATGGCTAGGGTAAAAATCGCTTGCAGGAATCCATGCAAAATCCCTAAGGAAAGATTGTATGAGATCAACAAGCAGCTCTTCTTAGTATCCCTCCTTGTGGAGGATGTGGTTCAAGAGGCTCCTCCCTCTGGTCCAGCTAATGATGGCATGGATCCAGATGATGACCTTGATGAGGAGGATGACTTGGAACGAAATGGTGAAGACAACATGAGGTTGGACTTAGACAGGGCTGGGCGTGAGCCTAGCAGATCTACTCCTGCACCTACTGGAAAGCACAACAGCAAGTCTCCTATCCAAGGATCCAGGACTGTGCATATGGAGCACTCTCAGATCAATCAGGACAGCCAGCTGAAAGACTTCATGAATTCTGGAAGTGGTCTACAAGGCCTGAAGTTACCTACAGGAGCCGGTCAATCCGACCTTCCTACTTCCTTTGACCAACAATCGAAGTGGATGGACTTCATGAAAATAGCTGAGGGGGAGTTATCAATGGCTGAATGCTCTCAGATTCTGAGGAACATGGAGCTGGAGGACTCTGAAAACGAAGATCTGCTATCAGAGATAGAAATAGAGGAGGAGATGGTTCCTGTTTCAGACctgaagttgaagatggaggGCAGAAACCTCTTGAATGACTTTGATTATTGCAAAGGTAACGTAGAGACAATAGACCTGCCAATGAGCGCGGTACGAGATGGGGTTCTAGCTGCGGAGGAACTTGGCAagccaaaaagaaagaaacaatGGGGGCCCATCCAAAGGGATGCAAGACCAAGAAGATTTGTGGATGATGGGAGAACCATGATGCAGAAAGCATAG